In Flavobacterium sp. N3904, one DNA window encodes the following:
- a CDS encoding DUF6095 family protein: protein MANKEHLAKGIKYLTGALPLMFIGPSVIYNAFMNQKNDWHYLVLAIGIIACLGSMFLMFVGLKIIMKGIFND from the coding sequence ATGGCAAATAAAGAACACCTTGCAAAAGGAATAAAATATTTAACGGGCGCTTTACCGCTTATGTTCATTGGACCATCTGTGATTTATAATGCATTTATGAATCAAAAAAATGACTGGCATTATTTGGTTTTGGCCATTGGAATCATTGCTTGTCTTGGTTCAATGTTTTTAATGTTTGTGGGTTTGAAAATAATAATGAAAGGCATATTTAACGACTAA
- a CDS encoding GNAT family N-acetyltransferase → MKIEKANSNDNEILTEITKRSKAYWGYSEEQILQWNDNLTISKDYIETNFTFKLVSDTKVIGYYSYVIEGEKNVKLDNLFLLPEYIGKGFGKYLVDDFLKRMRNENFEKILLDSEPYAEAFYLKFGFKKIGEFETSIKNRFMPILEMNL, encoded by the coding sequence ATGAAAATCGAAAAAGCAAACAGTAATGACAATGAAATTTTGACTGAAATAACTAAAAGGTCAAAAGCCTATTGGGGATATTCTGAAGAACAAATTTTACAATGGAATGACAATCTTACCATTTCAAAAGATTATATCGAAACCAATTTTACATTCAAATTAGTAAGTGACACTAAAGTTATTGGTTACTATTCTTATGTCATTGAAGGAGAAAAGAATGTAAAATTGGATAACTTGTTCCTATTACCTGAATATATTGGAAAAGGATTTGGAAAATATTTAGTCGATGATTTTTTGAAACGAATGAGAAATGAAAATTTCGAAAAAATACTACTCGATTCAGAACCATACGCAGAAGCATTTTATCTTAAATTTGGATTTAAAAAAATTGGAGAATTTGAAACTTCAATAAAAAATAGGTTTATGCCAATTTTGGAAATGAATCTTTAA
- a CDS encoding type II toxin-antitoxin system RelE/ParE family toxin gives MGKKIIWSYDALEQLEDIHFYIFFESKSIRIADKVTDTIFESTEILKTNTEIYKLDKQKINNDGSFRVYYIFNYSISYRITDSSIQILRVRHTARKSKKLPWKT, from the coding sequence ATGGGGAAGAAAATAATCTGGTCTTATGATGCATTAGAACAATTGGAGGACATTCATTTTTATATTTTTTTTGAAAGTAAATCAATACGTATTGCAGATAAAGTAACTGACACTATCTTCGAAAGTACCGAAATCCTTAAAACTAACACAGAAATTTACAAACTCGACAAACAAAAAATCAATAACGACGGGAGTTTTAGAGTTTATTACATTTTCAACTATAGTATTTCTTACCGAATTACTGATAGTTCCATTCAAATTCTCCGTGTGAGACATACTGCACGCAAATCCAAAAAACTCCCATGGAAGACCTGA
- the murQ gene encoding N-acetylmuramic acid 6-phosphate etherase produces the protein MTFTKTTEQSSKYEHLEKMSVQELLTNINREDQTVPHAVEKALPQIEKLVAEIVSKMKLGGRLFYIGAGTSGRLGILDASECPPTFGVPFDLVVGIIAGGDTAIRKAVENAEDNATQAWIDLQAFDVNENDVVVGIAASGTTPYVIGGLQACNEKKISTGSISCNAGSPLSQTAKFPIEVIVGPEFVTGSSRMKAGTAQKLVLNMITTATMIQLGKVKGNKMVDMQLSNSKLVDRGVKMIMGEIPVTYEQGSELLKTHGSVRKAVDFYNNK, from the coding sequence ATGACCTTTACCAAAACTACGGAACAATCTTCCAAATACGAACATTTAGAAAAAATGTCCGTTCAAGAATTACTTACAAATATCAATCGAGAAGACCAAACTGTCCCTCATGCTGTTGAAAAAGCGTTACCACAAATAGAAAAATTGGTTGCCGAAATTGTTTCCAAAATGAAATTGGGTGGACGATTATTCTACATAGGAGCTGGAACTTCTGGTCGTTTGGGAATCTTGGATGCTTCCGAATGTCCTCCCACTTTTGGAGTTCCTTTTGATTTGGTTGTTGGAATCATCGCAGGTGGAGACACTGCGATTCGCAAAGCCGTAGAAAATGCCGAAGACAATGCCACACAAGCTTGGATTGACTTACAGGCGTTTGATGTAAATGAAAATGATGTTGTAGTAGGAATCGCAGCTTCGGGAACAACTCCGTATGTTATTGGAGGCTTACAGGCCTGTAACGAGAAAAAAATTAGTACCGGAAGTATTTCCTGCAATGCTGGAAGTCCGCTTTCGCAAACAGCAAAATTCCCGATCGAAGTTATAGTGGGACCAGAATTTGTAACAGGAAGTTCAAGAATGAAAGCCGGAACTGCACAAAAATTGGTTCTGAATATGATTACGACTGCCACGATGATTCAGCTTGGAAAAGTGAAAGGCAACAAAATGGTCGATATGCAATTGAGCAACAGCAAACTGGTAGATCGCGGCGTAAAAATGATAATGGGAGAAATCCCAGTTACCTACGAACAAGGTTCCGAATTGTTAAAAACACACGGAAGCGTGAGAAAAGCAGTTGATTTTTACAATAACAAATAG